Proteins encoded together in one Miscanthus floridulus cultivar M001 chromosome 16, ASM1932011v1, whole genome shotgun sequence window:
- the LOC136510657 gene encoding uncharacterized protein has product MRSVEAGESASSHGVPAEDRWMGEGEPVAAIPEATMEGSSSGAAPRETIEGDGSGAAPDETVERSDSGAAPDEMNPPAPEQGAGMKRSRPDESGQGSGDPSPKRFRRPRTSTFLRTGHPLGLAPKKSLALQVGQTASPGATPVSGRSGADVGAARPRTAYRR; this is encoded by the exons atgaggtcagtggaggccggcgagtccgcctcttcgcacggcgtgccggccgaggaccggtggatgggggagggCGAACCCGTCGCCGCCATCCCCGaggcgacgatggaggggagcagctccggtgctgcaccccgtgagacgatagagggggacggctccggtgccgcgcccgacgagacggTGGAGAGGAGCGACTCCGgggccgcgcccgacgagatgaacccccctgccccggagcagggggcaggcatgaaacggtcccgcccagatgagtcagggcaggggtctggggatccatccccaaaacgcttccgtcggccgaggacgtcaac gttcttgcggacgggtcaccccctggggctggcgcccaagaagagtctcgcccttcaagtgggacagacggcgtcgcctggagccacccctgtttcgggcaggagtggtgctgatgtcggggccgc ccggccgaggaccgcataccgccggtga